A genomic stretch from Candidatus Binataceae bacterium includes:
- a CDS encoding SIMPL domain-containing protein (The SIMPL domain is named for its presence in mouse protein SIMPL (signalling molecule that associates with mouse pelle-like kinase). Bacterial member BP26, from Brucella, was shown to assemble into a channel-like structure, while YggE from E. coli has been associated with resistance to oxidative stress.) has product MRTGLVLVWLTCVLATVSIGTGIAVAQQPRTIVVSGNGEVSARPDTADLSFAIETHAKSATEAASRNAALAQKITDALKAKLGDKGKVSTSGFSLSPDYEQHQGRPETATIVGYSAQNSIAVETPAMDLLGELIDAAIGAGANRVNSLNFSLKNDTKPRADALANASRDAQQQAQALATSLNVKLGRIITASTEGAPRPVPLVRTFAPAASAMATFRTPVEAGDITVSSTVYLTYEIE; this is encoded by the coding sequence ATGCGAACTGGGCTGGTGCTGGTCTGGCTGACCTGCGTTCTCGCGACGGTTTCCATCGGAACGGGGATTGCGGTGGCTCAACAACCCCGCACGATCGTGGTGTCGGGAAATGGCGAGGTGTCGGCACGCCCCGATACGGCCGACTTGAGTTTCGCGATCGAAACCCACGCCAAGAGCGCGACGGAGGCGGCATCGCGCAACGCTGCGCTCGCGCAGAAAATCACCGACGCGCTCAAAGCAAAGCTGGGCGACAAAGGCAAAGTGTCCACCAGTGGATTCTCGCTTTCGCCCGACTACGAGCAGCATCAAGGACGCCCGGAAACGGCAACCATCGTGGGCTACAGCGCGCAAAATTCTATCGCGGTCGAGACGCCCGCCATGGATCTGCTTGGTGAACTTATCGACGCGGCGATCGGCGCGGGCGCCAACCGGGTCAACTCACTCAACTTTTCTCTGAAGAATGACACCAAGCCCCGTGCCGACGCGCTCGCGAATGCATCTCGCGACGCGCAGCAGCAGGCTCAGGCGCTGGCCACGTCGCTGAACGTGAAACTCGGGCGCATTATCACCGCATCGACCGAAGGCGCGCCGCGTCCGGTCCCGCTGGTAAGAACCTTTGCGCCGGCGGCATCGGCGATGGCGACCTTCAGGACCCCGGTCGAAGCGGGTGACATCACGGTTTCCTCCACGGTGTACCTCACCTATGAGATTGAATGA
- a CDS encoding redoxin domain-containing protein: MLKPGDPIPPFDLPALLDGRSGRVTLAGIRSEPVVLFFYPRDFSFICPTEVTGLGKALSLFAGEKTSVLGVSVDDVESHRRWAAELGGVTYPLLANQGGEFAKACGVFDEHEQVAMRATFLLDKKRAVIFAEASPISVGRSVDETLRIVRAYRIGRPCPADWEPGDAFVPGDRKY, encoded by the coding sequence ATGCTTAAGCCCGGAGACCCCATTCCGCCTTTTGATTTGCCGGCCCTTCTCGACGGCCGCAGTGGCCGCGTCACGCTGGCGGGAATCCGTTCCGAGCCGGTGGTGTTGTTCTTTTACCCGCGTGACTTCTCCTTCATTTGTCCCACCGAGGTGACCGGGCTCGGCAAGGCGTTGAGCCTTTTTGCCGGAGAGAAGACTTCCGTTTTGGGTGTGAGTGTCGATGATGTAGAGAGCCACCGCCGCTGGGCCGCGGAACTTGGTGGAGTTACCTACCCCCTGCTGGCCAACCAGGGAGGAGAATTCGCCAAGGCTTGTGGGGTGTTCGATGAGCATGAGCAGGTCGCGATGCGCGCTACCTTTCTGCTCGATAAGAAGCGCGCCGTGATCTTTGCTGAGGCCAGTCCTATCAGTGTCGGCCGCAGCGTGGATGAAACGCTGCGTATCGTGCGCGCCTATCGTATTGGCCGCCCATGCCCGGCGGACTGGGAACCCGGCGATGCCTTCGTGCCCGGCGACCGAAAGTACTGA